The following coding sequences are from one Polyodon spathula isolate WHYD16114869_AA chromosome 7, ASM1765450v1, whole genome shotgun sequence window:
- the golgb1 gene encoding golgin subfamily B member 1 isoform X1, whose amino-acid sequence MLSRLSGLAKGVNSVLQELSGDGEEQLESEEGALAQASPAPQALEGEDALERLAQTEQLVVHLKELIRERDAKLQQSEARLKEEREAADAKLSKLKLQAKAKVVSLNKQIEELKKTTPGSEQGAAGREASPNVSLTVDRGLEEEVEQLRLRLQEEATGARTLQETVQRLQEELQVSEECLRESEARHSEQVRSLQEVIQEKDMRFQEQVQHHEEELVRVASQPEPEQQQLLKSLRRKAEEMEEALHARSQVVEMLQQELNSADQQKQILAEQFRWMEAELVESRRQIEEEGQRWRSEVAEREAELAALREAAGRLEQERLGAELREAGENQAEQEKRETEVRERQEAREVQRRLEDLSGLWGALWSLMERLPGREEQEEPSPLPPDPVRTIPALQAVLRALEGRLDLLSTQNQEKEARCTELSHRLEQLQGELQSRAVVGEPQRLREEESSAQIRELELQLHTLQEVEVVSLRNRLAELEEEKGSLQLHVVDFEELRAENELLRFELDRLKEAGECEEKKSSQELLPGDEGADPTTHAPAPPPAAQAAEDGEGESIPKSEEGTDSSPETMTASDTDKGSEVESSLKDVEDDTVSILKQAIGDRDEQLSSLCAKLSAAEARTKQLEKLLEQTGAPGASESHEDQETENRAQSLMELPQEGSTEQQRASAMIQSSRLLVEVAEQMSSSRNRDISAQEDGSKQGTAAVNESSSETLTELSSEASSEQRTSAVLHVEETSSSVVHTSTSIVTVERAVRHTDQQELTLEIMEDGSSLQDSLAARNQEIEKLQAYIQELQQQCKDVETLLKGELEQKDAELRSLNAVVSESQREMEESQETVQTLEVENKELWVRIQEQTAELAEIKETLKTVKEELAEATHLRTTELESRSMEKGVLQEQLRSLENESRSKDQKIQALQNDMDQVQHSLSEQEMVSRSLKSQLEEKEHVTADLERRLKEIETSAKELSQKTDSKQKEVAELEKVLSERTVEMSNLQQLLTEKDQEMAEVSISMSAKMVQVSEEKFALSNELKKLKGQLEEIEKAKEGKGEGGGQQVTKEVEGQSSGEDTRGLLSKEELETLLKEKEDLVGQVNGMKKENEHVKRKLQAALVQRKELTKKIQDLEKNTKTQESESTTGSGTDVSVKNDEELESQENIKELLSEMEAELQNITKEKEDKEKAVAELEILMSDMKQALIEKAELVESLEEKITHQETVLAEIVKKEEQNKANRSDTEDPDTKEHTAQSTEDFGKQEKAVMESRLSTMEQEREALQRKLQEALASRKDTIKKAKEKDRHHREQMKQQKEDFNALIERLNEQSKEKEDLLQRLGSLQEQTSAGGGAGDDKVMDNKEKAQPEKEEAGGWGHEWIDFSSAGTEHTVALEPPRAKAEEEMAAVLESLRQEYQNEQAARQELESQLQQCEACLAEKEAELSRLLEDIQSLQGKEKQIDTLSAEMETVKTKCQQAEVYAETLKAEMEAARAETSISELQVEVEEFKRFLSQKNNEISELSQQLSEQNSILKLMQETVSEKDQLIRSLREQLEKEEERSKSLQAELPVKQEEDSRQQQLQRKLQAALISRKEVLKENKSLKEELTAANTAKAELNQRIAVLEEGLAELADTRTTVDKLKEEKKKLIEEMDCALLENQSLGASCESLKLAMEGVLREKDGVDREMILLRAQAEEEAAQWSEKVKGLQEEYETLLKSYENVSDEAERTRRVLEAARQERQELLGKLRVKETEKKEVEEQLQEARQAVEGMKDKMRRFAKSKQQKILELEEEIERLQSEIHPAEKEGRRDRQQEQEEQAELQRAREELVKLNAELEATRTQRDLLEREAADFKQRLEEKENAEQAPAPLVEEAPVAAAALPSGNLSSEPPGNESHDSPQEADNVPTQQVQTQTQDLQEIPAEEKLPMDETESLMPNDTIACLKQAMQTLQEELERVKAAREVLKEEKTSLEEHLQQAQEKDELLQRLLWEREAELQEAERRRDCMEAEKDDLEEKLMNQLAELNGSIANYQQEAVESRDRIRALEAEGARLKERESKLEREKAAAGEKCQEAESVAERESRRAAELEEEKRQAQREKVELEAGKRREFEERLKSAQRGKEGSQNYARQLQELLREKQAEVRQMQQDCISYQESISSQEKGAKALEIARDETRRDLETARAELAKAEEERQKAEAELLSCKVRLDDVQSGAAKALAEKEKLSRELRAWEERVKEKEREAESETERRVGAEKERHRQELSQAEEKLESVRREKEREETAAREVKAALDAQEGQARQLQARLDESLARLAAFTRSMSSLQDDRDRVMDEARQWESRFHSALQGKEKEVQDRELQCRSLTKQLQQNSSLREELQAKLDRLESSVSDWESRFGAAVESHRQAQDSLQGETGRLRTLLEDSETGLGEAQSQLAALREEEAALRERVSTLEESLGGLAQEKESLERALREREADQQRQRFTIQQLETDLRASKELTGRLQGELAEKEQREVELLGAKEQAVALAVEETQGQLADEVEQLEGKLRAVEREASERRGEVEELRERAAGALEESGRCRAQLEAFAGSMISLQDDRDRVLNQYRQLEERHLQVQLEKDALIQEAARENNRLKEEQRALRSRVDDLHSENAKLTAQLLRYREDLNQVLTMKDSQQRQLLKAQLDRIEALEREKGEAERLGKEAREAAQALELEKQELREKIHSLEEAGLSRLEAELEELRVAQEKVSALEGELRGEREQAEEKVRACVEKELRELRQDTGILRNEAETAGERVAELARDLVEMEQRLLVAVDEGKELRAQNEAFGKAMDSLQSSRDEALSQLERERADKVSLRAEVEKLRDSRQPGEQQEQEEEVTRLRSELERAQAQLDSLSKAVASLQVQRDRLAMELTQSSMVQESKQGASAPPAVSQEEVHSLRSALSALQSDRERLLQELKKLQDQYVQMGEKTGELGRLREELAEERRRGQEFRERQEQLQSQAQEQEQQLHSLRLEQGGWQAQAQRLKEQYLNALADKDQQLEDMRRLLQESRGALTVTGARLIQEEQYQREASSRPALSSEAPAKELQVLRTESEQLKSQLEDSLKQLHQKEHRIQQLSNKLSQLFEEKTSLSAQLCGSSQSLRDCQLRLSEVQSRCSALQSQLQELQDDKSKNSSEMDTAPGAPQEKSPAEREVYQTDMEELQHRLGAVEAQWGRARQELLQLEGRLLEEQDRRLAAEEALSTAKEKLKRFETSEWCSGQDQDPHEHALLIEPDEMSLSRTRSAGGLGVKRFLRSLFCSRRRTPLLATLYLLTVHALLLLCLSGLL is encoded by the exons ATGCTGAGCCGACTGTCCGGCCTGGCCAAGGGGGTGAACTCCGTCCTGCAGGAGCTGTCGGGGGACGGAGAGGAGCAGCTTGAATCCGAG GAGGGGGCGCTGGCGCAGGCTTCCCCAGCCCCGCAGGCTCTAGAGGGGGAGGATGCTCTTGAACGCCTGGCTCAGACCGAGCAGTTGGTGGTCCACCTGAAGGAGCTGATCAGAGAGAGAGATGCCAAGCTGCAGCAGAGCGAGGCCAGGCTCAAG gaggagagggaggcagcagATGCCAAGCTGTCCAAGCTGAAGCTCCAGGCCAAAGCCAAGGTGGTGTCACTTAACAAGCAGATCGAGGAGCTGAAGAAGACGACTCCAGGCAGCGAGCAAGGAGCAGCAGGGAGAGAG GCAAGTCCCAATGTGAGCCTCACTGTGGACCGGGGCCTGGAGGAGGAAGTGGAACAGCTGAGGCTTCGCCTCCAGGAGGAAGCGACAGGTGCGAGGACCTTGCAGGAGACCGTGCAGCGCCTGCAGGAGGAGCTGCAGGTGTCCGAGGAGTGCCTGCGTGAAAGCGAGGCACGGCACAGCGAGCAG GTGCGCTCCCTCCAGGAGGTGATCCAGGAGAAGGACATGCGGTTCCAGGAGCAGGTGCAGCACCATGAGGAGGAGCTGGTGAGGGTGGCATCGCAGCCAGAGCCCGAGCAGCAGCAG CTGCTGAAGTCCCTGCGGAGGAAGGCCGAGGAGATGGAGGAGGCTCTTCACGCCCGCTCCCAGGTGGTGGAGATGCTGCAGCAGGAGCTGAACAGTGCTGACCAGCAGAAGCAG ATCCTCGCGGAGCAGTTTCGTTGGATGGAGGCTGAGCTGGTGGAGTCCCGGAGGCAGATAGAAGAGGAGGGACAGCGCTGGCGGAGCGAGGTTGCGGAGAGAGAGGCAGAGCTCGCAGCACTCAGGGAGGCAGCAGGGAGGCTGGAGCAGGAGAGGCTGGGAGCAGAGCTGAGGGAGGCGGGGGAGAACCAGGCTGAGCAGGAGAAACGTGAGACCGAGGTGCGGGAGAGGCAGGAGGCCAGAGAGGTGCAGAGGCGGCTGGAGGATCTCTCTGGTCTGTGGGGGGCGCTCTGGTCTCTGATGGAGCGTCTTCCGGGCagagaggagcaggaggagcCCTCCCCTCTGCCCCCGGACCCTGTCAGGACCATCCCTGCGCTGCAGGCAGTGCTGCGGGCTCTGGAGGGGAGGCTGGACCTGCTCAGCACACAGAACCAGGAGAAGGAGGCTCGCTGCACAGAGCTCTCACACAGGCTAGAGCAGCTGCAAG GGGAGCTGCAGAGCAGAGCTGTGGTGGGGGAGCCGCAGAGACTGAGGGAGGAGGAGTCCTCCGCACAGATCAGGGAGCTGGAGCTGCAACTCCACACACTGCAG GAAGTGGAGGTGGTGTCTCTGCGGAACAGACTGGctgagctggaggaggagaagggCTCCCTGCAGCTGCATGTGGTCGACTTCGAGGAGCTGAGAGCCGAGAACG AGTTGCTGCGCTTTGAGCTTGATAGACTGAAGGAAGCTGGCGAGTGTGAGGAGAAGAAGTCATCTCAG GAGCTGTTGCCGGGAGATGAGGGGGCGGACCCCACCACTCATGCCCCAGCTCCGCCCCCTGCAGCCCAAGCTGCTGAAGATGGAG AAGGAGAGAGCATTCCAAAGAGCGAAGAGGGAACAGATTCTTCACCGGAGACAATGACTGCGTCCGACACAGACAAG GGCAGTGAAGTTGAATCCAGCCTTAAAGATGTTGAAGACGACACTGTTTCTATCCTGAAACAGGCAATTGGAGACAGAGATGAGCAGCTGTCCTCTCTCTGTGCCAAGCTGTCCGCAGCGGAGGCGAGAACGAAGCAGCTGGAGAAACTGCTGGAGCAGACGGGAGCCCCGGGGGCATCGGAGAGCCATGAAGACCAGGAGACAGAGAACAGAGCCCAATCCCTCATGGAGCTACCACAAGAGGGCAGCACAGAGCAGCAGAGGGCCTCTGCAATGatacaaagcagcaggctgcttgTTGAGGTGGCTGAACAGATGAGCAGCTCCAGAAACCGAGATATTTCTGCACAGGAGGATGGCTCTAAGCAGGGGACTGCTGCAGTGAATGAGAGTAGCTCCGAAACCCTCACTGAGTTATCATCGGAGGCAAGCTCAGAGCAGAGGACGTCTGCAGTGCTGCACGTGGAAGAGACCTCTAGCTCTGTGGTGCACACAAGTACTTCCATTGTCACTGTAGAACGGGCCGTGCGTCACACCGACCAACAGGAATTAACGCTGGAGATCATGGAGGACGGATCAAGCCTCCAGGACAGCTTGGCCGCTCGTAACCAAGAAATAGAAAAGCTGCAAGCCTACATTCAGGAGCTACAACAGCAGTGCAAAGACGTGGAAACTCTGCTCAAGGGCGAGCTTGAGCAGAAAGATGCTGAGCTCCGCAGCTTGAATGCCGTGGTCTCGGAAAGCCAGAGGGAGATGGAAGAGTCTCAGGAAACAGTCCAAACCTTGGAGGTAGAAAATAAAGAGCTTTGGGTTCGGATCCAAGAGCAAACTGCAGAACTCGCTGAGATCAAGGAAACACTGAAGACCGTGAAGGAAGAGCTGGCTGAGGCAACACACCTGAGGACCACTGAACTGGAGAGCAGGAGCATGGAGAAGGGTGTGCTGCAGGAACAGCTGCGGAGCCTGGAGAATGAGTCCCGATCAAAAGACCAGAAGATCCAGGCACTACAAAACGATATGGACCAAGTCCAGCACTCGCTGTCTGAGCAGGAAATGGTGTCTAGGAGCTTAAAGAGCCAGCTGGAGGAAAAGGAACACGTTACAGCCGATCTGGAGCGAAGGCTGAAGGAAATAGAGACCAGTGCCAAGGAGCTCTCCCAGAAGACTGACTCCAAACAAAAAGAGGTGGCAGAACTGGAGAAAGTCCTGTCTGAGAGGACGGTCGAGATGAGTAACCTCCAGCAGCTTCTTACCGAGAAGGACCAGGAGATGGCTGAGGTGAGCATCAGCATGTCTGCCAAGATGGTCCAAGTCAGCGAAGAGAAGTTTGCACTGAGCAATGAGCTCAAAAAACTAAAAGGACAGCTGGAGGAAATAGAGAAAGCAAAGGAGGGCAAAGGGGAAGGAGGAGGGCAGCAGGTTACTAAGGAGGTTGAAGGCCAATCCTCTGGTGAAGACACCCGTGGGCTGCTGTCGAAGGAAGAGCTGGAGACCTTGCTGAAAGAGAAAGAGGATCTGGTAGGTCAGGTCAATGGGATGAAGAAGGAAAACGAGCATGTGAAGAGGAAGCTCCAGGCAGCCTTGGTCCAAAGAAAAGAGCTCACGAAGAAGATTCAAGACCTGGAGAAGAATACAAAGACACAGGAGTCGGAGAGCACTACAGGGTCAGGAACTGATGTCTCAGTGAAAAATGATGAAGAACTGGAGAGCCAGGAGAACATAAAGGAGCTGCTGTCGGAGATGGAGGCAGAGCTGCAGAACATCACAAAGGAGAAAGAGGACAAGGAGAAGGCAGTAGCTGAGCTGGAGATCCTGATGTCAGATATGAAACAGGCCTTGATAGAAAAGGCTGAGCTTGTAGAGTCGCTAGAAGAGAAAATTACCCATCAAGAAACTGTTCTTGCTGAGATAGTGAAGAAAGAGGAGCAAAACAAGGCAAACCGCAGTGACACTGAAGATCCAGACACCAAGGAACACACTGCCCAGTCAACGGAGGACTTTGGAAAGCAAGAGAAAGCTGTGATGGAGTCTCGGCTCTCCACCATGGAGCAGGAGAGAGAGGCCCTGCAGAGGAAGCTTCAGGAGGCCCTGGCATCCCGCAAAGACACCATTAAAAAAGCTAAGGAGAAGGACAGGCACCACCGTGAGCAGATGAAGCAGCAGAAGGAGGATTTCAATGCCTTAATAGAGCGTCTCAATGAGCAGAGCAAGGAGAAAGAGGACCTGTTACAGAGGCTGGGGAGCCTCCAGGAGCAGACCAGTGCTGGTGGAGGGGCAGGAGATGACAAAGTAATGGACAATAAAGAGAAGGCTCAGCCAGAAAAGGAAGAGGCTGGAGGATGGGGCCATGAATGGATAGACTTTTCCAGTGCAGGGACTGAACACACCGTGGCTTTAGAGCCCCCTCGGGCAAAGGCAGAGGAGGAGATGGCAGCAGTTCTTGAGAGCCTGAGGCAGGAGTACCAGAATGAACAGGCTGCCAGACAGGAGCTGGAGTCCCAGCTCCAACAGTGTGAAGCCTGCCTGGCAGAGAAAGAGGCAGAGCTCTCCAGGCTGCTGGAGGACATACAGAGCCTGCAGGGCAAGGAGAAACAGATTGACACCCTGTCTGCCGAGATGGAAACAGTGAAGACGAAGTGCCAGCAGGCCGAAGTGTACGCAGAGACCCTGAAGGCAGAGATGGAGGCTGCCAGGGCTGAGACATCCATATCGGAGCTTCAGGTGGAGGTAGAGGAGTTCAAGAGGTTCCTGAGCCAGAAGAACAATGAGATCTCAGAGCTCAGCCAGCAGCTGAGTGAGCAGAACAGCATCCTCAAGCTTATGCAGGAAACCGTCTCTGAGAAGGACCAGCTGATCCGCAGCTTGAGGGAACAGCTGGAAAAGGAGGAGGAGCGGAGCAAGAGCCTCCAAGCTGAGTTACCTGTGAAGCAGGAGGAAGACTCTcggcagcagcagctccagcgcAAGCTTCAGGCAGCTCTCATCTCCAGAAAGGAGGTCCTCAAAGAGAACAAATCGCTGAAGGAAGAGCTGACTGCCGCCAACACAGCCAAGGCTGAGCTGAACCAGAGGATAGCTGTCCTGGAGGAGGGTCTGGCTGAGCTGGCAGACACAAGGACCACAGTGGACAAGCTGAAGGAAGAGAAAAAGAAGCTGATCGAAGAGATGGACTGTGCCCTGCTAGAGAACCAGAGCCTGGGGGCCTCCTGCGAGAGCCTCAAGCTGGCCATGGAGGGTGTCTTGCGGGAGAAGGATGGTGTGGACCGAGAGATGATCTTACTGCGAGCCCAGGCAGAGGAGGAGGCTGCACAATGGAGTGAGAAGGTGAAGGGGCTGCAGGAGGAGTACGAGACCCTGCTCAAGTCCTACGAGAACGTGAGCGACGAGGCTGAGCGCACAAGGCGCGTTCTGGAGGCTGCTCGACAGGAAAGGCAGGAGCTGCTGGGCAAGTTGAGGGTCAAGGAGACAGAGAAGAAAGAGGTGGAAGAGCAGCTGCAGGAGGCCAGGCAGGCAGTGGAAGGGATGAAGGATAAGATGAGGAGGTTCGCCAAATCAAAGCAGCAGAAGATCttggagctggaggaggagatcGAAAGGCTACAGTCTGAAATTCATCCAGCAGAAAAGGAGGGAAGAAGGGACAGGCAGCAAGAGCAGGAGGAGCAGGCTGAGCTCCAGAGAGCCAGGGAGGAGTTAGTTAAGCTAAACGCTGAGCTGGAGGCCACCAGGACCCAAAGGGACTTGCTGGAACGAGAAGCTGCAGATTTTAAGCAGCGTCTGGAAGAGAAAGAGAATGCAGAGCAAGCACCTGCGCCTCTTGTAGAGGAGGCTCCTGTAGCTGCAGCTGCCCTCCCAAGTGGGAATTTGTCTTCAGAACCACCTGGGAATGAATCTCATGACAGTCCACAGGAAGCTGACAACGTCCCCACACAACAGGTCCAAACACAAACCCAGGATCTTCAGGAAATCCCTGCAGAAGAAAAGTTGCCCATGGACGAAACTGAGTCCTTAATGCCAAATGACACCATTGCATGTCTGAAACAGGCCATGCAGACCTTGCAGGAGGAGCTGGAGCGAGTGAAGGCTGCCAGAGAAGTTTTGAAGGAGGAGAAAACCTCACTGGAGGAGCATCTGCAGCAAGCCCAGGAGAAAGACGAGCTCCTGCAGCGTTTGCTATGGGAGAGGGAGGCAGAGCTGCAGGAGGCTGAAAGGCGCAGGGACTGTATGGAGGCAGAGAAGGATGACCTGGAGGAGAAGCTGATGAACCAGCTGGCTGAGCTGAACGGCAGCATCGCCAACTACCAGCAGGAGGCGGTAGAGAGCCGAGACAGGATCCGGGCATTGGAAGCCGAGGGCGCAAGGCTGAAGGAGAGGGAGTCCAAACTAGAAAGAGAGAAGGCAGCGGCTGGGGAGAAGTGCCAGGAGGCAGAATCGGTGGCagaaagagagagcaggagggcgGCGGAACTGGAGGAAGAGAAGAGACAAGCTCAGAGGGAGAAGGTTGAGTTAGAGGCTGGGAAGAGAAGGGAATTCGAGGAGAGGCTGAAGTCAGCGCAACGAGGCAAAGAAGGCAGCCAGAACTACGCCCGTCAGCTGCAGGAGCTCCTCCGGGAGAAGCAGGCCGAGGTGCGGCAGATGCAGCAGGACTGTATCAGCTACCAGGAGAGCATCAGCAGCCAGGAGAAGGGAGCCAAGGCACTGGAGATCGCGAGGGACGAGACCCGTCGGGACCTGGAGACAGCCAGGGCCGAGCTGGCAAAAGCCGAGGAGGAGAGGCAGAAAGCGGAGGCTGAACTCCTGTCTTGCAAGGTCCGTCTGGATGACGTGCAGAGTGGGGCTGCCAAGGCACTGGCCGAAAAAGAGAAGCTGAGCAGAGAGCTGAGAGCCTGGGAGGAGAGGGTgaaggagaaagagagggaggcagagagtgAGACGGAGCGCAGGGTGGGGGCTGAGAAGGAGAGGCACAGACAGGAGCTGAGTCAGGCAGAGGAGAAGCTGGAGTCTGtgaggagggagaaggagagggaggagacAGCAGCCCGGGAAGTGAAGGCTGCCTTGGATGCTCAGGAGGGCCAGGCCAGGCAGCTGCAAGCCCGGCTGGATGAGAGCTTGGCCCGGCTGGCAGCGTTCACGCGCTCCATGTCCTCGTTACAGGACGACCGGGACCGCGTGATGGATGAGGCCCGGCAGTGGGAGAGCCGCTTCCACAGCGCCCTGCAGGGGAAGGAGAAGGAAGTGCAGGACCGGGAGCTGCAGTGCCGCTCACTCACAAAGCAGCTGCAACAGAACTCCAGCCTCCGGGAGGAGCTGCAGGCCAAGCTGGACAG GCTGGAGAGCAGCGTGTCGGACTGGGAGTCCCGTTTCGGCGCTGCTGTGGAGAGCCACAGGCAGGCCCAGGACAGCCTGCAGGGGGAGACAGGGCGCCTGCGCACCCTGCTGGAGGACTCAGAGACGGGTCTGGGGGAGGCACAGAGCCAGCTGGCAGCCCTGCGGGAGGAGGAGGCAGCCCTGAGGGAGAGAGTCTCTACGCTGGAGGAGTCTCTCGGGGGGCTAGCGCAGGAGAAGGAGAGCCTGGAGCGAGCTCTCAGAGAGCGAGAGGCAGACCAGCAGCGGCAGCGCTTCACCATCCAGCAGCTGGAGACGGACCTGCGAGCCTCCAAGGAGCTGACCGGTCGGCTGCAGGGAGAGCTAGCAGAGAAAGAGCAGAGGGAGGTGGAGCTCCTCGGGGCCAAAGAGCAGGCGGTGGCCCTTGCCGTGGAGGAGACCCAGGGCCAGCTGGCGGACGAGGTTGAGCAGCTGGAGGGCAAGCTGAGGGCCGTGGAGAGGGAGGCCAGTGAGAGGCGGGGCGAGGTggaggagctgagagagagagctgcCGGCGCGCTGGAGGAGAGCGGCCGCTGCCGAGCCCAACTGGAGGCCTTCGCTGGGTCCATGATCTCTCTGCAGGACGACCGCGACAGAGTCCTGAACCAGTACAGACAGCTGGAGGAGCGCCACCTGCAGGTCCAGCTGGAGAAGGACGCCCTGATCCAGGAAGCAGCCAGGGAGAACAACAGGCTGAAGGAGGAGCAGAGGGCGCTGCGGAGCAGGGTGGATGACCTCCACTCTGAGAACGCCAAGCTGACTGCGCAGCTGCTGCGCTACCGAGAGGACCTGAACCAGGTGCTCACCATGAAGGACTCccagcagaggcagctcctgaaGGCACAGCTGGACAGGATCGAGgccctggagagagagaagggagaggcagagaggcTGGGGAAGGAAGCCAGAGAGGCAGCCCAGGCGCTAGAGCTGGAGAAGCAGGAACTCAGAGAGAAGATCCACTCGCTGGAAGAAGCAGGACTGTCCCGACTGGAGGCTGAATTGGAGGAGCTGAGGGTGGCCCAGGAGAAGGTGTCTGCTCTGGAGGGAGAGCTGAGGGGCGAGAGGGAGCAGGCCGAGGAGAAGGTGCGGGCCTGTGTGGAGAAGGAGCTGAGGGAGCTGCGGCAGGACACCGGCATCCTGAGGAACGAGGCAGAGACGGCAGGGGAGAGGGTGGCCGAGCTGGCAAGGGACCTGGTGGAGATGGAGCAGAGGCTGCTCGTCGCCGTGGACGAGGGCAAGGAGCTGCGAGCCCAGAACGAGGCCTTCGGGAAAGCCATGGACTCCCTTCAGAGCAGCCGGGATGAGGCACTGAGCCAGCTGGAGAGGGAGCGTGCCGACAAAGTGAGCCTGAGGGCAGAGGTGGAGAAGCTCCGGGACTCCAGACAGCCGGGAgagcagcaggaacaggaggaggaGGTGACCAGGCTGAGATCGGAGCTGGAAAGGGCTCAGGCTCAGCTAGACTCCCTCTCCAAGGCCGTAGCCAGCCTGCAGGTGCAGAGAGACCGTCTGGCGATGGAGCTGACCCAATCTAGTATGGTGCAGGAGAGCAAACAAGGAGCATCAGCGCCCCCTGCTGTCTCCCAAGAGGAGGTGCACAGCCTGAGGAGTGCTCTATCTGCACTGCAGAGCGACAGGGAGAGGCTG CTGCAGGAGCTGAAGAAGCTGCAGGATCAGTATGTGCAGATGGGTGAGAAGACTGGAGAGCTGGGCCGGCTGCGGGAGGAGCTGGCAGAGGAgcggaggagagggcaggagttCCGGGAGCGCCAGGAGCAGCTCCAGAGCCAGgcacaggaacaggaacagcaGCTCCACTCACTCCG GCTGGAGCAGGGAGGCTGGCAGGCCCAGGCTCAGCGTCTGAAGGAGCAGTACCTCAACGCCCTGGCTGACAAGGACCAGCAGCTGGAGGACATGAGGAGGCTGCTGCAGGAGAGCAGGGGGGCGCTCACCGTGACCGGAGCCAGGCTCATCCAGGAGGAGCAGTATCAGAGAGAG gCTTCCTCCAGGCCAGCCCTCTCCAGCGAGGCCCCAGCCAAGGAGTTGCAGGTCCTTCGGACGGAGAGTGAGCAGCTGAAAAGCCAGCTTGAGGACAGCCTGAAGCAGCTCCACCAGAAAGAGCACCGCATTCAACAGCTCAGTAACAAG ctCTCACAGCTGTTTGAAGAGAAGACCTCTCTCTCTGCCCAGCTGTGTGGGAGCAGCCAGAGCCTTCGGGACTGCCAGCTGAGACTTAGTGAGGTGCAGAGCCGCTGCAGCGCCCTTCAGAGCCAGCTGCAGGAACTGCAGGACGACAAGAGCAAG aACTCCTCTGAGATGGACACAGCCCCTGGGGCCCCGCAGGAGAAGAGCCCGGCCGAGCGTGAGGTCTACCAGACTGACATGGAGGAGCTGCAGCACAg GCTGGGGGCAGTGGAAGCTCAGTGGGGCCGCGCCCGGCAGGAGCTGCTCCAGTTGGAGGGGAGGCTGTTGGAGGAGCAGGACAGGCGCCTGGCTGCAGAGGAGGCCCTGTCCACAGCCAAGGAGAAATTGAAACG CTTTGAGACGAGCGAGTGGTGTTCTGGGCAGGACCAGGACCCCCATGAACATGCCCTTCTCATCGAGCCTGACGAAATGTCGCTTTCCagg ACTCGCAGCGCTGGCGGTCTGGGAGTGAAGCGGTTCCTGCGCTCGCTCTTCTGCTCACGGCGCCGCACCCCCCTGCTGGCCACGCTGTACCTGCTCACTGTGCACGCCCTGCTGCTGCTCTGCCTGTCCGGACTCCTCTGA